One Natronomonas gomsonensis genomic window, GTTAGTGGCGATATCCGTGGGTATCCTGTCAGTAGCTATTATAGCTGTACCGATTGGGTATTTTTCTCTAAAGCGGACCGGTATCTACTTTGCGATGCTCACGCTCGCGTTCTCTCAGGTCCTGCACGTATTGGTCGTTAACGATTTTATGGGCCTAACAGGAGGTTCTGACGGACTGACTGGCCTTCCAAGAGGGAACTTCGCAATACCCGGTATTTTTGATTTCGTGCCGACCCAGATGGGGTACTACTACCTCTTACTGACCACATTCGTTGTGGCCTATCTGTTGATGCGCCGAATCGTCAATTCTCCATTCGGTGCTGTGATGGTCGCCATCCGGGAGAACGAAAACCGCGCAAAGTATGCAGGCTACGACGTTGATCGCTTCAAACTCATCGCATTTATTGCGAGTGCGATGTTCGGCGGACTGGCTGGCGCGCTATACATGCCGTTCTATCAAGTACTCTCGCCGGATATTTTCTTTTGGGATTTCAGTGGTGAGGCCATCGTGATTGTCCTAGTCGGCGGTATGGGGACGCTCGTCGGGCCCGTTCTCGGCGCTTTCCTGTTCGTAGGACTCCGTGAAATCGTGTCTCCCTTCCTTGCTGACTGGACTATGGTGCTCGGCGTCGTATTCATTTTGTTCATCTTGTTCCTTCCGAACGGGATGATTTCAATTCGGGACTTCGTTATCCACCACCTCGACAGCGAAGACGACGAGTCTTAATTGGCCACGCCAACCCAAATATTCTTATCATCTCGGGTACTGAATATTTTTATGACGGTCAGTAGCGTAATCGGAGTCCATCGTGGCACTATGCAGATGGATAAGAATTTTTCACTCGAAGCGCACACAATCGCTACCCGCTCAGAACCAAATCCGGACCTTGAGTTTGCAGACACCCCCATTTACAACCTTATCATCGAGCATTCTGAGGGGACAATATTGTGGGACACAGGTGTCCATCCTGATGCAGGCGACGGTCACTGGCCACCGGGGCTGTTCGAGGCATACCCAATAGAAGACGCTGCAAAGCACACACTTAAGGCAGATCTCAACCGTACCGGATACGACTTATCAGACATCGATTACGTGGTTCAGTCCCACTTACACATGGACCATGCTGGTGGCCTCCACAACTTTGCCGACAAAGACATCCCTGTGTTCGTCCACGAAGCGGAACTACAGTACGCTTATTTCAGTGCTCAGACGAAGGAAGGGAGTGCCGGATACATCACCGATGACTTTCATCATAATATAAACTGGCAGGTGATTAGTCTTGACCGAGAGTCATACTTCGACGGTATCGAATTCATACACCTGCCCGGTCACACGCCTGGGATGATGGGCCTACGGGTGGAACTAGATTCGGGACCGCTATTTTTTACCAGTGATCTTATTGAGGAACAGGCCAATTACTCACAACAGCGCCCGCCCGGGCCGGGACTCGTCTGGAACCGAGAGCAATGGATGGAGAGCTTCAAGCGCGTCAAAGACGAGGTGCGACGAACAGGAGCCGAAGTGATATTCGGCCACGATCTAGACCAGCTTGACCGCATTCTCGAGGGATGGTAACAACCCCCGACGACAGACCAGTGAACGTCGTCAATATGGATAGTCCCACAGTTATTGATTTTTTATTATTTATTTGAGCACGTCTCTGTATTGGTCACGGAGGGTTTTCTTGTTGAATTTCCCAGTCCCAGTAATGGGTATTTCGTCGACAATGATTTCATCGGGTACCCACCATTTTTCGATTTTGCCTGCCTCAATGTAGGGGGCAAGGTGCTCATCAAGATCAAGATCTAGGGCTTCGGCGGAGATGCCCTCAACAGGTTCGATAACCACGACAGGGCGTTCACCCCATTCGGGGTGGTCTGCGGCGATGACACACGACTCGGACACCTGTTTGTGTTCGTTGATATACTCCTCGACAGTGGGCGACGGAATCCACTCGCCACCGCTCTTGACGGCATCTTTAACACGGTCAAGGACGGTCACGTTCGCGTGCTCATCGATTGAGACGAAATCACCCATCTTGAGGTATTCGCCGTATCGATTCTCTGCAGTCCGTTC contains:
- a CDS encoding branched-chain amino acid ABC transporter permease, translated to MDDKTSTGVVTISGYDLSWMDMFRGLIIVAAIAVPLVLPDFQTALVIEIFLLAMFAMSLDLLMGYTGYVSFGHAAFFATSAYLTGLTLMHVTTSALVAISVGILSVAIIAVPIGYFSLKRTGIYFAMLTLAFSQVLHVLVVNDFMGLTGGSDGLTGLPRGNFAIPGIFDFVPTQMGYYYLLLTTFVVAYLLMRRIVNSPFGAVMVAIRENENRAKYAGYDVDRFKLIAFIASAMFGGLAGALYMPFYQVLSPDIFFWDFSGEAIVIVLVGGMGTLVGPVLGAFLFVGLREIVSPFLADWTMVLGVVFILFILFLPNGMISIRDFVIHHLDSEDDES
- a CDS encoding N-acyl homoserine lactonase family protein, translated to MTVSSVIGVHRGTMQMDKNFSLEAHTIATRSEPNPDLEFADTPIYNLIIEHSEGTILWDTGVHPDAGDGHWPPGLFEAYPIEDAAKHTLKADLNRTGYDLSDIDYVVQSHLHMDHAGGLHNFADKDIPVFVHEAELQYAYFSAQTKEGSAGYITDDFHHNINWQVISLDRESYFDGIEFIHLPGHTPGMMGLRVELDSGPLFFTSDLIEEQANYSQQRPPGPGLVWNREQWMESFKRVKDEVRRTGAEVIFGHDLDQLDRILEGW